A single genomic interval of Chryseobacterium paludis harbors:
- the carB gene encoding carbamoyl-phosphate synthase large subunit: protein MAKRTDIKTILVIGSGPIIIGQAAEFDYAGTQACLSLREEGYKVILINSNPATIMTDVEIADKVYIEPISLQFVSHIIRKERPDALLPTLGGQTGLNMAVELEKSGILEECKVEVLGTTLSAINRAEDRDLFRELMRELNEPVPESDIVTTVEGALHFAEEIGYPVIVRPAFTMGGTGGGIASNEAELKEIAELGLKYSPVTQCLIEKSIAGFKEIEYEVMRDANDNAIVVCNMENIDPVGVHTGDSIVVAPSQTLSDREYQMLRNASLKIIRALGIEGGCNVQLALDPHSFEYYIIEVNPRVSRSSALASKATGYPIAKIAAKIAVGLTLDEIMNPVTGKTYACFEPALDYVVTKFPRFPFDKFETADRRLSTQMKATGEVMAIGRNFEESLQKAVRSLETGLRHLGLKTKQAAALTDEDIERRIRVCDDERLFIICDALRRGYDWEQIVEWSKIDKFFIYKLKKLVDFEKTIAEHKFDKEILIKAKKLGFSDQNIAHLWESTQREVYNFRKENGVIPVYKMVDTCAAEFESETPYFYGTYEEENESVVSDKQKVVVLGSGPIRIGQGVEFDYATVHSVWAIKEMGYEAIIINNNPETVSTDFSISDKLYFEPLTEEDVMSIIDLEKPMGVVVQFGGQTAINLADKLASYGVKILGTSLEDLDRAENRDKFEKALQEMGIPQPLGKTSTSKEEAIKIANEIGYPVLVRPSYVLGGRAMEIVYTESELAHYMEFAVDASPEHPVLVDRYITGKEVEVDAICDGETVIIPGIMEHIERAGVHSGDSIAVYPPQNVSQAEIDTLVDYTQRLAKGLNVIGLMNIQYVLFDGNVFVIEVNPRSSRTVPFLSKITDVPMANLATKAILGQKLKDLGYKNGLVPKKEGVFVKVPVFSFSKLTKVDISLGPEMKSTGEVMGKDTTLEKALYKGLIAAGRKVPMHGSILFTVADKHKQEAADLAARFHEVGFRIWATEGTAKFFEEKGIPCKIGYKIGEESVNLIDLIQKGKVQYVVNTMTKGKQVERDGFQIRRMSVENGVPCLTSMDTVEAILKVIESMTFKMNAM, encoded by the coding sequence ATGGCAAAACGTACAGATATAAAAACAATTTTAGTAATCGGTTCTGGTCCTATCATCATTGGGCAGGCGGCAGAATTCGATTATGCAGGAACGCAGGCTTGTTTATCCTTAAGAGAAGAAGGTTACAAGGTAATTTTGATCAACTCAAATCCTGCAACGATTATGACGGATGTGGAGATCGCTGATAAAGTATATATCGAGCCGATATCCCTTCAGTTTGTAAGTCATATCATCAGAAAGGAACGTCCGGATGCGTTGCTTCCTACTTTAGGGGGGCAGACTGGATTGAATATGGCAGTAGAATTGGAGAAATCAGGGATCCTTGAAGAATGTAAAGTTGAGGTATTGGGAACTACACTTTCAGCGATCAACAGAGCGGAGGACAGAGATCTGTTCCGTGAATTAATGAGAGAGCTGAACGAGCCGGTTCCGGAATCTGATATTGTAACTACAGTAGAAGGAGCTCTTCATTTCGCTGAAGAAATCGGATATCCCGTTATTGTTCGTCCTGCCTTTACCATGGGAGGGACTGGAGGTGGAATCGCTTCCAATGAAGCTGAATTAAAAGAGATCGCAGAACTGGGATTGAAATACAGTCCGGTAACGCAGTGTCTTATTGAAAAATCAATCGCAGGTTTCAAAGAAATCGAATACGAAGTAATGCGTGATGCGAACGACAATGCAATTGTGGTTTGTAACATGGAAAATATAGACCCGGTGGGAGTTCATACGGGAGACTCAATTGTGGTAGCGCCTTCACAGACGCTTTCAGACAGAGAATACCAAATGTTGAGAAATGCTTCCCTAAAAATCATCAGAGCACTGGGTATTGAAGGGGGATGTAACGTACAGCTGGCTTTGGATCCACATTCATTTGAATACTATATCATTGAAGTAAACCCGAGGGTTTCAAGATCATCAGCTTTAGCAAGTAAAGCGACGGGATATCCGATCGCTAAAATTGCAGCTAAAATTGCAGTTGGGTTAACCCTTGATGAGATCATGAATCCGGTTACAGGAAAAACTTACGCATGTTTCGAACCAGCTTTGGACTATGTGGTAACTAAATTCCCAAGATTTCCTTTCGATAAATTTGAAACTGCGGACAGAAGACTTTCAACACAGATGAAAGCGACCGGAGAAGTAATGGCTATCGGAAGAAACTTTGAAGAATCTTTACAGAAAGCGGTACGTTCCCTGGAAACAGGTTTAAGACACTTAGGATTAAAAACAAAACAAGCTGCAGCTTTAACAGACGAAGACATCGAAAGAAGAATCAGAGTTTGTGATGACGAAAGATTATTCATCATTTGTGATGCTTTAAGAAGAGGTTACGATTGGGAACAGATTGTAGAATGGAGTAAGATTGACAAGTTCTTTATCTATAAATTAAAGAAACTGGTTGACTTCGAAAAAACAATTGCTGAACATAAATTTGATAAAGAGATTTTAATTAAAGCTAAAAAATTAGGTTTCTCAGATCAGAATATCGCTCACTTATGGGAATCTACTCAAAGAGAGGTTTACAATTTCAGAAAAGAAAATGGAGTGATACCGGTTTACAAAATGGTAGACACCTGTGCGGCAGAATTTGAAAGTGAAACACCCTATTTCTACGGAACTTATGAAGAGGAAAATGAAAGTGTGGTTTCAGATAAACAAAAAGTGGTCGTTTTAGGCTCAGGGCCAATCAGAATAGGACAGGGAGTAGAATTTGACTACGCTACAGTACATTCAGTTTGGGCGATCAAAGAAATGGGCTATGAAGCGATTATCATCAACAATAACCCTGAAACAGTTTCTACAGACTTCTCAATCTCAGATAAATTATACTTCGAACCTTTAACGGAAGAAGATGTAATGAGTATCATCGACCTTGAGAAACCAATGGGAGTAGTTGTTCAGTTTGGAGGACAAACGGCGATTAACTTAGCAGATAAACTGGCAAGCTATGGAGTAAAGATCTTAGGAACTTCATTAGAAGACCTTGACAGAGCTGAAAACAGAGATAAATTTGAAAAAGCGCTGCAGGAAATGGGAATTCCTCAGCCTTTAGGAAAAACCTCAACATCAAAAGAAGAAGCGATAAAAATTGCTAATGAGATTGGTTATCCGGTTTTAGTTCGTCCAAGTTATGTACTGGGAGGGCGAGCCATGGAAATCGTGTATACAGAATCAGAATTGGCTCATTATATGGAATTTGCGGTAGATGCAAGCCCGGAACACCCGGTATTGGTAGACCGTTACATTACCGGAAAAGAAGTTGAGGTAGATGCGATCTGTGACGGAGAAACGGTAATCATTCCTGGAATTATGGAACATATCGAAAGAGCGGGAGTTCACTCCGGAGACTCTATAGCGGTATATCCACCACAAAATGTTTCTCAAGCTGAAATTGACACCTTAGTAGATTACACCCAAAGACTGGCAAAAGGCTTGAATGTTATTGGATTAATGAATATCCAATATGTTCTGTTTGATGGAAATGTATTCGTGATCGAAGTGAACCCACGTTCATCAAGAACAGTTCCTTTCCTTTCAAAAATTACAGATGTACCGATGGCTAACTTAGCGACAAAAGCTATCTTAGGTCAGAAGCTGAAAGATCTGGGATATAAAAACGGATTGGTTCCGAAAAAAGAAGGCGTGTTTGTAAAAGTTCCGGTGTTCTCATTCTCAAAATTAACGAAAGTTGATATCTCTTTAGGACCAGAAATGAAGTCTACAGGAGAAGTGATGGGGAAAGACACCACTTTAGAAAAAGCTCTTTATAAAGGACTTATTGCAGCAGGAAGAAAAGTTCCGATGCACGGATCAATATTATTCACAGTAGCTGATAAACACAAGCAGGAAGCTGCTGATCTGGCTGCAAGATTCCATGAAGTTGGATTCAGAATCTGGGCAACAGAAGGAACGGCTAAATTCTTTGAAGAAAAAGGAATCCCTTGTAAAATAGGATACAAAATCGGAGAAGAAAGTGTAAACCTTATCGACCTGATCCAAAAAGGAAAAGTACAATATGTAGTCAACACCATGACCAAAGGAAAGCAGGTTGAAAGAGATGGTTTCCAGATCCGAAGAATGAGTGTTGAAAATGGAGTACCATGTTTAACATCAATGGATACGGTAGAGGCTATTTTAAAAGTGATCGAAAGTATGACTTTTAAAATGAATGCGATGTAA
- a CDS encoding DinB family protein, translating into MIKTYREGAVGALLDEYERAINDLQQVITDISDDELITIIDAETSDSNCKSIQTILAHVVSAGFAYAIDIRLMGQNVKYPDIVLRWTIDDYRKDFDRLFVFTVETFRNIHDDQLEEFDNTKKINTLWGQVYDIEQLMEHAIVHVLRHRRQIEKFKIILHGQK; encoded by the coding sequence ATGATTAAAACTTACAGAGAAGGTGCCGTTGGTGCATTGCTCGACGAATATGAAAGGGCAATTAACGACTTGCAACAGGTAATTACTGACATTTCAGATGATGAACTAATTACAATTATTGATGCTGAAACAAGTGACTCTAACTGCAAATCGATTCAGACAATACTGGCACATGTGGTTAGTGCAGGATTTGCTTATGCTATCGATATCCGATTAATGGGGCAAAATGTAAAATATCCAGACATTGTACTTCGTTGGACAATAGATGATTATCGTAAAGACTTTGACCGCTTATTCGTCTTTACCGTAGAAACTTTCAGAAATATTCATGATGATCAGCTTGAAGAATTTGACAACACCAAAAAAATAAATACTTTGTGGGGACAAGTTTATGATATAGAACAGTTAATGGAACATGCAATTGTTCATGTTTTACGTCATAGACGACAAATTGAAAAATTCAAAATTATATTGCATGGGCAAAAATAA
- a CDS encoding ABC transporter ATP-binding protein: MTKHQQRVADVYHFFDNKDTILGFRKLLDCAMDTQNMGIYNEAISLTDWKEQYPDKTEEFIDKSKDLLQKIEAIKVPEYPLEKSVLHAEHISKSYGSNRFSLGPVSISINKGQVYGLVGENGNGKTTLLRILAKEISYNQGQLQYAFNQEPKNDYDLRTKLVYIPQRTAKWYGSLKDNLKFVLANYGVNTEENETRTLMMIARLGLWNYKHLKWSELSSGYKMRFELARTLLRKPEILLLDEPLANLDVVAQQVILEDLKAIANSVNNPIALILSSQQLYEVEKVSDKVIFLKNGQYKDNSDLKNNEENHLIIEIDTPSSRDELLEVFKALKLEKLNYNGGVYVAYFSVETEFYDVMSSLGNAKTNIVYIRNISSSTRRFFVS; the protein is encoded by the coding sequence ATGACGAAACATCAGCAAAGAGTAGCGGACGTGTATCATTTCTTTGATAATAAAGACACTATTCTCGGATTCAGAAAATTGCTTGACTGTGCTATGGATACTCAGAATATGGGTATTTACAACGAAGCAATTTCTTTAACGGACTGGAAGGAACAATACCCAGATAAAACCGAAGAATTTATTGATAAATCAAAAGATCTGCTTCAGAAAATTGAAGCAATTAAAGTTCCTGAATATCCTTTAGAAAAATCAGTGCTTCACGCAGAGCATATTTCTAAATCATATGGTAGTAATCGGTTTTCTTTAGGACCTGTTTCCATTTCAATTAATAAAGGTCAGGTTTATGGATTAGTTGGTGAAAATGGTAATGGGAAAACCACCCTTTTAAGAATTTTAGCAAAAGAAATTTCTTATAATCAAGGTCAGTTGCAATATGCATTTAACCAGGAACCAAAGAATGATTATGATCTTCGTACAAAATTGGTTTACATTCCGCAACGAACTGCCAAATGGTATGGAAGTCTTAAAGACAACCTTAAATTTGTCCTTGCCAATTACGGGGTGAATACAGAAGAAAATGAAACCCGAACGCTAATGATGATCGCCCGTCTCGGATTGTGGAATTATAAACATTTAAAATGGAGCGAACTATCCTCAGGATATAAAATGCGCTTTGAACTGGCACGCACTCTTTTGAGAAAACCTGAAATTCTGTTGTTGGATGAGCCTTTAGCTAATCTTGATGTGGTGGCCCAACAGGTGATTCTGGAAGACTTGAAAGCGATTGCTAATTCAGTAAATAATCCCATTGCTTTGATCTTAAGTTCTCAGCAATTGTATGAAGTGGAAAAGGTTTCGGATAAAGTTATTTTCCTGAAAAACGGACAATACAAGGATAATTCTGATCTTAAGAACAATGAAGAAAACCATTTGATCATTGAAATTGATACTCCCAGTTCCAGAGATGAACTTTTAGAAGTTTTTAAAGCTTTAAAACTGGAAAAACTCAATTATAATGGTGGAGTATATGTTGCCTATTTTTCTGTAGAAACAGAATTTTATGATGTAATGTCTTCATTGGGAAATGCTAAAACCAACATTGTTTATATCCGTAATATTTCATCTTCCACAAGAAGATTTTTCGTTAGTTAA
- a CDS encoding retropepsin-like domain-containing protein, whose translation MFTKLNILFLFLSYFIVVQAQETIPFRLTQYNNIIVKALINDKDSLDLMFQIAMADASISPERARKADHIIFKDEISENNTIQLGKIVTKNVRFFDNELTGHEADGKFGTGIFSGKAFKIDYDNNKFVIYDQLPDLKGYQAIKLYPERDQLFINAENIIDGKSVEGHFLLQSGYSGGLLYNNQFAEDNGLDKKLEVTGEKTLKNSSGKSVITKQGILPKFKIGNIMMENVSAGFFAGDLKTQKVSYFAADMIRRFIWIFDADRKTAYIKPSKYFSVPYYKIN comes from the coding sequence ATGTTTACAAAACTTAACATTCTATTTCTTTTTCTTTCATATTTTATTGTAGTTCAGGCACAGGAAACAATTCCTTTTCGACTCACTCAGTACAATAATATCATTGTCAAAGCTTTGATAAATGATAAGGACTCTCTGGATCTGATGTTTCAAATTGCTATGGCAGATGCCTCCATTTCCCCTGAACGTGCTAGAAAAGCAGATCATATTATTTTCAAGGATGAGATCAGTGAAAATAATACCATACAATTAGGAAAAATAGTAACAAAAAATGTTCGGTTTTTCGATAATGAGCTGACAGGCCATGAAGCCGACGGGAAATTTGGAACAGGTATTTTTTCGGGAAAAGCTTTCAAGATCGATTATGATAATAATAAGTTCGTTATCTACGATCAGCTGCCAGATTTAAAAGGTTATCAGGCTATTAAACTGTATCCTGAAAGAGATCAGCTATTCATTAATGCAGAGAATATCATTGATGGAAAATCAGTTGAAGGTCATTTTCTTCTACAATCAGGATATTCCGGAGGATTGCTTTACAATAATCAATTTGCCGAAGACAACGGATTAGACAAAAAACTGGAAGTAACAGGAGAAAAAACATTAAAAAACTCCAGTGGTAAAAGTGTCATCACAAAGCAAGGTATTTTGCCCAAATTCAAAATAGGAAATATAATGATGGAAAATGTATCTGCCGGGTTCTTTGCGGGAGATCTTAAAACACAAAAAGTAAGCTATTTTGCAGCCGATATGATACGAAGGTTTATCTGGATCTTTGATGCTGACAGAAAAACAGCATATATAAAGCCAAGCAAATATTTTTCAGTACCTTACTATAAAATTAATTAA
- a CDS encoding DUF1203 domain-containing protein, with translation MNNFKFEALNDVDFAYLSRLSDAELSEKNIKKLVVDKFPGFPCRVTLEDAKVDEQVFLLNYDFHNVNSPYKASGPIFVRTNHSTKMYEINEVPIMFNHRLLSARGYTKNGMMFFADVFEGKLLKEKIQEIFENQEIEYVHIHNAKPGCFNGVVRRA, from the coding sequence ATGAACAATTTTAAATTTGAAGCACTGAATGATGTAGATTTTGCTTACTTGAGTCGCTTATCAGATGCTGAACTTTCAGAAAAAAATATTAAAAAGTTAGTGGTAGATAAATTTCCTGGTTTTCCATGCCGGGTTACTTTGGAAGATGCAAAGGTAGACGAGCAGGTTTTCCTTCTTAATTATGATTTTCACAATGTAAATTCCCCATATAAAGCCAGCGGGCCTATTTTTGTAAGAACAAACCACTCAACAAAAATGTATGAAATTAATGAGGTTCCAATAATGTTTAACCATAGACTTCTTTCTGCTCGCGGCTATACCAAAAATGGGATGATGTTTTTTGCAGACGTTTTTGAGGGAAAACTTTTGAAAGAAAAGATTCAGGAGATTTTTGAAAATCAGGAAATCGAATATGTACACATTCACAATGCAAAACCAGGATGTTTTAATGGTGTTGTAAGAAGAGCATAA
- a CDS encoding isocitrate lyase/PEP mutase family protein, with amino-acid sequence MTNIQIFKDLHINDDLLLVGNVWNVQSAKVYEKLGYKALATSSSAVAHSLGYEDGEEMSFDIYFYIAERILKSANILLSVDLEGGYGNTSDQIVSNISRLAAIGAVGINIEDSVVVDGARKLLTKEELHEKFKPVISKLKADNIDIFINFRTDPFLLGIENPVDETLQRIRIFEELGVDGIFVPCITDENDIKTIVNSTETPINVMCMPDLPDFETLKNLGVKRISSGNFLNGYIYNHLEDAGREVLVKQSFSPIFM; translated from the coding sequence ATGACAAATATTCAAATTTTTAAAGATCTGCATATAAATGATGACCTTTTATTAGTAGGAAATGTATGGAATGTACAAAGTGCTAAAGTATATGAAAAGTTAGGATATAAAGCATTAGCCACTTCTAGCTCTGCGGTAGCTCATAGTTTAGGATACGAGGATGGAGAGGAGATGAGTTTTGATATATATTTCTATATTGCTGAAAGAATATTAAAATCAGCGAATATTCTTTTATCTGTAGATTTAGAAGGTGGATACGGAAATACAAGCGATCAGATTGTTTCAAATATTTCAAGGTTAGCAGCCATTGGTGCAGTTGGTATTAATATAGAGGACAGTGTTGTGGTTGATGGAGCCAGAAAGTTATTAACGAAAGAAGAGCTCCATGAAAAATTTAAACCGGTTATTTCAAAATTGAAAGCGGACAATATTGATATTTTCATCAATTTCAGGACTGATCCTTTTTTGTTAGGAATTGAAAATCCTGTAGATGAAACACTGCAAAGAATAAGGATTTTTGAAGAATTAGGAGTAGATGGAATTTTCGTTCCTTGTATTACGGATGAAAACGATATCAAAACCATTGTAAATTCTACAGAAACTCCAATTAATGTAATGTGTATGCCCGATTTGCCCGATTTTGAGACCCTTAAAAATTTAGGAGTTAAAAGAATTTCTTCAGGAAATTTTTTAAATGGGTATATTTATAATCATTTGGAAGATGCAGGCCGTGAGGTACTCGTAAAACAAAGTTTTTCACCCATTTTTATGTAA
- a CDS encoding methylated-DNA--[protein]-cysteine S-methyltransferase, protein MQGIIDLKRIETPLGPMFACAVDEGICLLEFTDRKNMDKQFASLSKSLNAEIVQGENKHFQQLEKELQEYFEGKRKTFDVPLYITGTEFQEKVWHLLCEIPMGETRTYKQQSEFLGNPKAIRAVGTANGINKIAILVPCHRVIGSNGDLVGYAGGIWRKQKLLELEKAILF, encoded by the coding sequence ATGCAAGGAATAATAGATCTTAAAAGAATTGAAACTCCACTGGGACCGATGTTTGCCTGTGCAGTAGATGAAGGGATTTGTTTGCTGGAGTTTACAGATCGGAAAAATATGGATAAACAGTTTGCATCACTGTCAAAATCTTTAAATGCAGAGATCGTTCAGGGTGAGAATAAACACTTTCAGCAATTAGAAAAGGAGCTACAGGAGTATTTTGAAGGAAAGCGAAAAACTTTTGATGTTCCGTTATATATCACCGGAACTGAATTTCAGGAAAAAGTATGGCATCTCTTATGTGAAATTCCAATGGGAGAGACCAGAACTTATAAACAGCAATCAGAGTTTTTAGGAAATCCAAAAGCAATACGTGCAGTCGGAACTGCAAATGGAATCAATAAAATAGCTATTTTAGTTCCCTGTCATCGGGTCATCGGCTCTAATGGTGATCTCGTAGGATATGCAGGAGGAATCTGGAGGAAACAAAAGTTATTGGAGTTAGAGAAGGCAATATTATTCTGA
- a CDS encoding Crp/Fnr family transcriptional regulator, which produces MSSVNIIQTLIDADLFKTEKNIQRYQFLKIKDEIDTNVYFVEEGSVRIFIMDEDEERIIRFGYKDNIIVSLDSFLSDKPSDFYIQAIKKTKVKVATKKDFYEFIQSSDEHLKLWTFILEDLVLQQIEREKDLLVNSPLERYERVLKRSPKLFQEIPNKYIANYLRMSPETLSRLKKS; this is translated from the coding sequence ATGAGTTCTGTAAATATAATCCAAACACTGATTGATGCTGATCTGTTTAAAACTGAAAAAAACATTCAACGTTACCAGTTTCTAAAAATAAAAGACGAGATAGACACGAATGTTTATTTTGTGGAAGAGGGAAGTGTCCGTATTTTTATCATGGATGAAGATGAAGAACGGATCATTAGATTCGGTTATAAGGATAATATCATTGTTTCCCTGGATTCATTTTTATCAGATAAGCCATCGGATTTCTATATTCAGGCGATTAAAAAGACAAAGGTAAAAGTAGCAACAAAAAAGGATTTTTACGAATTTATTCAATCGAGTGATGAGCATTTAAAATTATGGACTTTTATTTTAGAAGATCTTGTTTTACAACAGATTGAAAGAGAAAAAGATCTTTTGGTCAACTCACCTCTTGAACGTTACGAAAGGGTTTTAAAAAGAAGTCCGAAGCTATTTCAGGAAATCCCCAATAAATATATTGCCAATTACCTTAGAATGAGTCCCGAAACATTATCGAGATTAAAAAAATCTTGA
- a CDS encoding DinB family protein — MKISSSQLISELTTITQQHIQYVETLLQKTDQELNHRTSENSWSVLECIEHLNLYGGFYIPEITHRISSSHSTTKTTFSPGILGNYFAKSMLPKEKLNTMKTFKTMNPIRAKLDKGVLKKFIWQEQQLLVLLEKSRNINLEKTKTSISISKLIKLKLGDTLRFVIYHNVRHIEQAKKVLLAV; from the coding sequence ATGAAAATTTCTTCTTCACAATTAATATCAGAATTAACGACGATTACCCAACAACACATCCAATATGTAGAAACACTTTTGCAGAAAACAGATCAAGAGCTGAATCACAGAACATCCGAAAATAGCTGGAGTGTTCTGGAGTGTATTGAACATCTTAATCTTTACGGAGGTTTTTATATTCCGGAGATTACCCACAGGATATCTTCTTCTCATTCTACTACAAAGACTACATTTTCACCGGGAATCCTTGGTAATTATTTTGCAAAGTCGATGTTGCCAAAAGAAAAGCTAAATACAATGAAAACATTTAAAACAATGAATCCTATCCGCGCTAAGCTGGATAAAGGAGTATTGAAAAAATTCATTTGGCAAGAGCAACAACTATTAGTTCTGTTGGAAAAATCCAGAAACATTAATCTGGAGAAGACAAAAACAAGTATAAGTATTTCAAAACTGATCAAACTGAAACTAGGTGATACGTTACGTTTTGTTATTTATCATAATGTTAGGCATATTGAACAGGCAAAAAAGGTTTTACTGGCTGTTTGA
- a CDS encoding DUF2911 domain-containing protein: MKKLVFALCLSASALSFAQDYSVPAASPRQKVEQQFSMSKISIDYGRPGVKGRKIFGELVPYGQVWRAGANSSTKITFGQAVNFGGKMVPAGTYGLFIVPTDKEWKVILNKDFQQWGAYTYDPKQDVVDVTVPVNKLADKQEWFEITLNPTDENSGNLVIKWDMAQAEVALKPAKLDAVIKISDKLKEIKKIETDAAKTKS; encoded by the coding sequence GTGAAAAAATTAGTATTCGCACTTTGCCTATCGGCTTCAGCTTTAAGTTTTGCACAAGACTATTCAGTACCGGCTGCAAGTCCGCGTCAGAAGGTGGAACAGCAGTTCTCTATGTCTAAAATCAGTATCGATTATGGAAGACCTGGTGTAAAAGGTCGTAAAATCTTTGGAGAATTAGTTCCTTATGGACAGGTTTGGCGAGCAGGGGCCAACTCATCTACAAAAATTACATTCGGACAGGCTGTTAACTTCGGTGGTAAAATGGTGCCTGCAGGAACATATGGATTATTTATCGTTCCAACAGATAAAGAATGGAAAGTGATCTTAAATAAGGATTTTCAACAATGGGGTGCTTATACCTACGATCCGAAACAGGATGTGGTAGATGTTACTGTCCCTGTTAATAAATTAGCTGACAAGCAAGAATGGTTTGAAATTACATTAAATCCTACGGATGAAAATTCTGGGAATTTAGTGATCAAATGGGATATGGCTCAGGCAGAAGTTGCCTTAAAACCTGCAAAATTAGATGCCGTAATCAAAATTTCAGATAAACTGAAAGAAATCAAAAAAATAGAAACTGACGCTGCTAAAACAAAAAGCTAA
- a CDS encoding GNAT family N-acetyltransferase gives MNFSIQSILEDNEFQLIPLIQGDFESVYEVASDPRVWEQHPNKDRYKREVFESFFKGAIESKGAFKIIDKASGNILGSSRYYDFDEKDNHIFIGYTFYGTKSWGKGVNPRVKKLMLDYIFQFVNKVHFHIGKENFRSQIALERLGGEKIGEEEVAYFAEPTRTNFVYEIKKENWLK, from the coding sequence ATGAATTTTTCTATTCAATCTATTTTAGAAGATAATGAATTTCAATTAATCCCCTTAATACAAGGGGATTTTGAATCTGTATATGAAGTAGCTTCTGATCCCAGAGTCTGGGAACAGCATCCTAATAAAGACAGATACAAAAGAGAGGTTTTTGAGAGTTTTTTTAAAGGTGCGATTGAAAGTAAAGGTGCTTTTAAAATTATAGATAAAGCTTCCGGGAATATATTGGGAAGCAGCCGATACTATGATTTTGATGAAAAGGACAATCATATTTTTATTGGATATACTTTTTATGGCACAAAATCCTGGGGAAAAGGGGTAAATCCAAGAGTTAAAAAACTGATGCTGGATTATATTTTTCAATTTGTAAATAAAGTTCATTTCCATATTGGGAAAGAGAACTTCCGTTCCCAAATTGCCTTGGAAAGATTGGGTGGAGAAAAAATAGGGGAAGAAGAAGTAGCCTATTTTGCAGAACCCACAAGAACCAATTTTGTATATGAAATAAAAAAGGAAAATTGGCTGAAATGA
- a CDS encoding cupin domain-containing protein, with amino-acid sequence MKKYKIQKSPFVVPTTDGKLIEEHWGNSTQNPNVSIAHMVAPPDWSEPHQTPQFDEFTIIISGKKQFEIDGEIVTLEKGQSIMVEKGARVRYSNPFTEPCEYIAICLPAFSMDLVNREG; translated from the coding sequence ATGAAAAAATATAAAATTCAGAAATCACCATTTGTAGTTCCTACAACAGACGGGAAATTGATCGAGGAGCATTGGGGAAATTCTACGCAAAATCCTAATGTATCCATCGCTCATATGGTAGCACCACCTGATTGGAGTGAACCCCATCAGACGCCTCAGTTTGATGAATTTACAATTATTATTTCAGGAAAAAAGCAGTTTGAAATAGATGGTGAAATAGTCACCCTTGAAAAAGGACAGAGTATTATGGTGGAAAAAGGAGCAAGAGTCCGCTACAGCAACCCTTTTACCGAGCCTTGTGAGTACATTGCAATCTGCCTTCCTGCTTTTTCGATGGATTTGGTGAATAGAGAAGGATAA